AACGACCTGCAACTTACGCGCGGTCTGTCTCGACAAGTATCCTGTCCCGTGCAGGCGGTCCAGCACCAGGCCGTTGCTCAGCGCGATCTCGACCACTTCGTCGAAGTCGATCGCCGCGCGCCTCACCGTCTCCCGCGCATCTGCGATCTGCTCCGCCGTGAAGTCGCACCTCACGCCGCCCGGCATCAGCGTACCGCGCAACAGGCGATGACCGGCCAGACGCGCGTTCAGGCGCAGCATCTCCTCACGAATCCTCATGGCGTGTGCATTTGCTACCGCAAAGCCGGTGTCCGTACAGATCGCGCCGACATCGGCGATGTGATTATAGAGCCGTTCAAGTTCAAGCAGCACTACGCGCACGTAGGCCGCGCGCGGGGGGATCTGTAGCCCTGCCAGCGATTCGAGCGCCTGGCAAAACGCGAGTGCGTGCGCTACGCTGGAGTCCCCGGAAATCCGTTCAGCCAGTTCCACCCCGCGCGTGAGCGGGATCGTCTCGAATAGCCGCTCGATCCCCTTATGAACGAAATAGAGCCGGGTCTCGAGATTGACAATGGTCTCACCTTCGACACTGAACCGAAAATGACCCGGCTCGATAGTACCCGCATGGACAGGGCCAACAGTGATCTCGTAGATCCCCTCGCCCTCGACGCGGCGGAACGGAAAGGGCGTGCCATCGTCAGCAAATTCAGGGGGCGCCGAGGCATCCTTTAGCAGCGGGTGATACGTTTCTGGCCAGAACTGATGCAGCGGGAGGCGGCGTAGGTCGGGGTGATCGGTCGGCACCAGTCCGAAAAGATCGTGAATCTCGCGTTCAAAGCGACTGGCCAGATACCAACGTGTTGCGAGCGACGGAAACCGGCGGTCATCCTCCGGGACTGCTACCGACGCGACGATAAATAGATCCATGCCTTCGAGTTCGAAGAGATAGCGTAGCGTAAACGCGCCGCGCTCCGCACGTGTATCTTCCGCCACGATCAGTTCTGGCCTCGCACAAAATCTGTCGCACACATAATCAGCGACCGCGGGCAGCTCATCCCGTTCGAGGCTCACGCGCACCTCCCGCGGAGGATGCATCCGGAGGTCAGTCAGTTTCAGTGTCGTTGCGCGAAGCTGCCGGACAATACCGTTCATCAGATCAGGCATGAGTAACCCCGAGCACCCTGAGGGCGGCCTCCAGCGCCTCAGTCACTGCATGGGGGAGCGTCAGTCCCAGCACAAGCAGCAGCGTGAAATTCACCACGATCGGTGCCAGCGACCATCTGAGCACATCCCCATGCTCCACCTTCTCGAAGGGCGCCCCATAGAGCATCTGATTCACACTGCTGAGCATACCTGCGAACACAACGACAAGCAGCGTAATTCCCAAGACCACTACCCACACAGGCCCGCTCTCCAGGCCCGCGCGAAAGATCAGGAACTCGCTCATGAATAGTCCGAAGGGGGGCAGGCCTATCAGCGCAAGTATGCCGGTCAGAAACGCGCCGGCCGTTAACGGCGATGCCCGTAACAGCCCGCGCACCCTCCGGATGTCGGTGGTCTGATATTTCAGCAGGATGTTTCCCGACAGGAGAAACAGCAATGACTTTGACAGCGCATGATTGATGACGTGCAGGAGCGCACCCAGGACGCCCCAGTAGCCTCCAAATCCCAGTCCCATACAGATAATGCCGACGTGTTCGACGCTTGAATAGGCCAACATCCGCTTATAATTGCGCTGTCTGACGAGAAAGACCGCGGCCACGGCGAGCGAAAGCAACCCAATACCCACAAACCATGGGCCGGCGAAGTTCGCACCGACCGCGATATCCGCGATCGTCTTGAAACGCATCAGCGCGTAGAGTCCCACGTTGAGCAGGACACCGGACATCAAGGCGCTGATCGGGGCGGGCGCCTCACTGTGGGCATCCGGCAGCCACGTGTGCATCGGCGCCAGGCCCGCCTTTGTCCCGTAGCCGACAAGGATAAAGGCGAAAGCGAGCCGGACCACCTGGGGATTCAGTGATGATGCGGCGGCCCGGAGCGAGGTCCAATTCACTGCAATCTCGCCCGCCCGCGAGGCGCCGGCGTAATACAGCAGCGCCGTGCCGATGAAGGCGAGGGCGATGCCGACCGAGGAAAGGATGAGGTATTTGTAGGCCGCCTCCAAAGACCTGGGCGTGTTGTGCAGGTTCACCAGAAAGGCGGTCGCTAATGTCGTCCCTTCAATCGCCACCCACATAATACCGAGGTTATCCGTTGTCACCGCCAGCAGCATCGTAAAGAGAAACAGATGAAAAAGCCCAAAGAAGCTCCGCACGCGGGTCAGATGAGTATCGTCGTATTCGGCTCGGATATAGCCAAGCCCGTACAGTGCGGCGATCGCCCCCAACAGGGTGATCACGACGACCATCAACGCCGAGAGCCCATCGGCTCGAAGCAGCCCACCGATGGCAGCAGGTACATCGCCTCGCCATACCCGCACCGCGACAATGAGACCGACGGCCAGCCCGCCAACGGCTGCAAGCGCGTGGATGAACTCGAGCCACGCCCGAGGACGTACCAGCGCCATGAGGGCTGCGGCGATCAGCGGCGTGAGGAGCAGCGTGACAAGCATCACCCCTTGAGCCTCCCTAACCGGTCCACCTCGATCGAATCAAAATTCTCTTTGATGCGGTAGATGAATACCTCCATGATCAGCACGGCAACCAGCACATCAAGGAAGACCCCCATCTCCACGATGAACGGCACCCCATACGTGGCCAGCAGCGCAAGGAGGAAGATGCTGTTCTCCAGCATCAAGAAGCCGAGGATCTGTGTCAGCGCGCGTCGGCGATTCACCATCACGAAAAAGCCGATAAGCACGCCGGCAAAGGCGATCGGAATAGCCTCAGCGGTAGGGAGCGGGTTTGACGCAGCAACAGGGGCCATCACGTAAAATGCGATCACGACTAAGCCTCCGCACACCACCAGCGTGGCGGGCGTGCCCAGATATGGCAAGGCAGCCCGCTGCAAACCGATCTTCATCACGGCGCGATTGAGGACGCGGGGAATGATGAACACCTTTAAGAGCACCAGTACCAGCGCAACACTGGTCAACTCAACGCTTTTCGTGAACGCGGCGACGGCCGCCGCCAGAATGGCCAGGACCACTGATTGCATCGCGAATATTCGGACCTGTCCGGCCAGATCCCTGCGCACGATCAGCAGGAATGCCGTGCCCAGCATCGCGAACGAGAGTAGCGTGACCAGCCTTGGAAAGAGTATGGTGAACATCGCTCTGCGCACCCGGCCTATTTCACGAACAGGAACGAGATGACCGCCAACAGGGCAAGCGCAAATGACCCGCTTAACAGCGCCGGCAGGCGGAATAGCCGCAACTTGGCCACCGCCGTCTCGATCGCCGCGATCCCTACTGCGAGTGTGCCCACTTTCACGACAAGCGCGACAAAGGCCACAGTCAGCGCCGCCGGCGTGACCGCCATCGCGACGCCCCACGGAAAGAATAGGTTCGAGAGCAGCGCCAGGAAGATCAGGAGCTTCATCCCTGCGGCCCACTCGATCAGCGCCAGGTGCCGTCCCGAATACTCCAGAATCATCGCCTCGTGGATCATCGTCAGTTCCAGATGCGTTGCAGGATTGTCAACCGGCAATCGTCCCGTCTCTGCAAGGGCCACGATAAAGAACGCGACGAATGCCAGCAGGTGGCCGGGATTGAGCAGCAAAAGCGAGTCATCTGCTCCGCGCCTGACAATCTCATCGAGGCCCGTATTCCCGACACGCAAGGCAATCGCGAAGATCGCGATCATCACGGTCGGCTCAGCCAGGGCGGCAACGGCCATCTCACGGCTCGAGCCCATGCCGCCGAACGCGCTGCCGGCATCAAGACCTGCCAGCGCCAGGAAGAAGGTGCCAAGCAGAAAGAGATACATCAGCACGATGATATTGCCGATAAAGCCGAGCGGGGTCAGGGTCGTGAGAAGGGGCACCAGAAGCGATGACAGCAGCATCGTCGCCACCAGCAGATACGGTGTGAACCGAAAGATCCACGAGGTAGTCTCCGACACGACTGCCTCTTTCACCAGGAGTTTGCGAAGATCGGCATATGGCTGCAGCACGCCTGCACCGCGTCGGCCCTGGAGCCTGGCTTTCACCCGCCGAACCAGCCCCACCAGAAGCGGTGCGCCAAGTCCGACCAGAAGCAACTGGATCGCTTCGATCAGAATCTGTGTGAGCATCTGCCTTTAACCCGCCAGCGCCAGCAGGACCACCAGCGCGACCAGGATATACAATAAGTAGAGGTGCACACTCCCAGACTGTACGATACGGGCGCGATGTGAGGCCCATTGCACAAGCCGAGACATCGGGCCATAGAGCGCCTCGTCGAATATCGAGCGGGCCTCATTGCGGTAGGTGATCGTCTCGACAAAAAAGGGCGATTCCGGATGGAACCGGATGTCCAACTCCTTCACCGGACGGTATAAGAGACCAAACACCCGCTTGAACGGATTGGCGAACGCTGTCGAGGTATATTCAAATCGCGATGTCTGCAACGCGCGACCGCATCCCCATGTCTCGTACGCGCGACGGCGCGCGTTCGCGCCGATGATACGTAAGGCCACCAGGACCAGCGCGAGCAGCGAGGTCAGCGCGACCGCGATCCACAGCGGCGATGCCATGGCGAACGCGCCGTCGGCGACGATGACGTCCCAGTTGAAGTGCGCGTCTGTATGCGCCCCTGTCAGATCGGCCGCTGTCGCATTTAAAAGGCGCAACAAGCCAACCGGCGCCACCCCGAGTACCAGGCACGCGACCGCCGA
Above is a window of Candidatus Methylomirabilis sp. DNA encoding:
- a CDS encoding NADH-quinone oxidoreductase subunit C; its protein translation is MPDLMNGIVRQLRATTLKLTDLRMHPPREVRVSLERDELPAVADYVCDRFCARPELIVAEDTRAERGAFTLRYLFELEGMDLFIVASVAVPEDDRRFPSLATRWYLASRFEREIHDLFGLVPTDHPDLRRLPLHQFWPETYHPLLKDASAPPEFADDGTPFPFRRVEGEGIYEITVGPVHAGTIEPGHFRFSVEGETIVNLETRLYFVHKGIERLFETIPLTRGVELAERISGDSSVAHALAFCQALESLAGLQIPPRAAYVRVVLLELERLYNHIADVGAICTDTGFAVANAHAMRIREEMLRLNARLAGHRLLRGTLMPGGVRCDFTAEQIADARETVRRAAIDFDEVVEIALSNGLVLDRLHGTGYLSRQTARKLQVVGLAARASGIDRDARRDHPFAAYADLPPHVPVYGEGDVWARLMVRIEEAREAANLIMRALDGLPEGKISAPLPALPAGASGFGLVEGWRGPIWHWLVTGEQDRLARAKIKDPSFANWPALHYAILKNIVPDFPLVNKSFNLSYAGNDL
- a CDS encoding hydrogenase 4 subunit F, giving the protein MLVTLLLTPLIAAALMALVRPRAWLEFIHALAAVGGLAVGLIVAVRVWRGDVPAAIGGLLRADGLSALMVVVITLLGAIAALYGLGYIRAEYDDTHLTRVRSFFGLFHLFLFTMLLAVTTDNLGIMWVAIEGTTLATAFLVNLHNTPRSLEAAYKYLILSSVGIALAFIGTALLYYAGASRAGEIAVNWTSLRAAASSLNPQVVRLAFAFILVGYGTKAGLAPMHTWLPDAHSEAPAPISALMSGVLLNVGLYALMRFKTIADIAVGANFAGPWFVGIGLLSLAVAAVFLVRQRNYKRMLAYSSVEHVGIICMGLGFGGYWGVLGALLHVINHALSKSLLFLLSGNILLKYQTTDIRRVRGLLRASPLTAGAFLTGILALIGLPPFGLFMSEFLIFRAGLESGPVWVVVLGITLLVVVFAGMLSSVNQMLYGAPFEKVEHGDVLRWSLAPIVVNFTLLLVLGLTLPHAVTEALEAALRVLGVTHA
- a CDS encoding hydrogenase, with amino-acid sequence MFTILFPRLVTLLSFAMLGTAFLLIVRRDLAGQVRIFAMQSVVLAILAAAVAAFTKSVELTSVALVLVLLKVFIIPRVLNRAVMKIGLQRAALPYLGTPATLVVCGGLVVIAFYVMAPVAASNPLPTAEAIPIAFAGVLIGFFVMVNRRRALTQILGFLMLENSIFLLALLATYGVPFIVEMGVFLDVLVAVLIMEVFIYRIKENFDSIEVDRLGRLKG
- a CDS encoding NADH-quinone oxidoreductase subunit H, coding for MLTQILIEAIQLLLVGLGAPLLVGLVRRVKARLQGRRGAGVLQPYADLRKLLVKEAVVSETTSWIFRFTPYLLVATMLLSSLLVPLLTTLTPLGFIGNIIVLMYLFLLGTFFLALAGLDAGSAFGGMGSSREMAVAALAEPTVMIAIFAIALRVGNTGLDEIVRRGADDSLLLLNPGHLLAFVAFFIVALAETGRLPVDNPATHLELTMIHEAMILEYSGRHLALIEWAAGMKLLIFLALLSNLFFPWGVAMAVTPAALTVAFVALVVKVGTLAVGIAAIETAVAKLRLFRLPALLSGSFALALLAVISFLFVK